The bacterium genome window below encodes:
- the mnmE gene encoding tRNA uridine-5-carboxymethylaminomethyl(34) synthesis GTPase MnmE — translation MFLEDTIAAISTPLGIGAVCMVRISGKDSISIADKIFNGRVKPSVAESHSIHFGYLIDPENTEKIDSVLLSVMRSPKSYTGFDSVEISCHGGIVNTKKVLDLVLSQGARLAEPGEFTKLAYLNGKIDLSQVEAIADLIHAKTEGARKASMSQFTGNLRNEVSNLRNQLIQLCSLLEIDLDFAEENLLIIDTMKIKDQLYAVENQIKKLLSTYNTGHIIREGARVSILGKPNVGKSSLMNAMLQKDRAIVSHLPGTTRDYIEETIDINGIPFTFVDTAGIRDTKDDIEIHGIHFSKEIIHSSDLIIAMFDISSPLDADDDRVKNIIHDAVLQNETVKTIYVGNKTDLGEFDRSKFVSDIGSDFIKISAKSQSGIDKLKTKIGVLFNSNVSFSSPMISRLRHKIALEKSLSSLEIAKKSLADNLSFEFVALDIHNAIQALAEIVGDVSSDDVLKNIFSNFCIGK, via the coding sequence ATGTTCCTCGAAGATACTATAGCGGCAATTTCGACACCTTTGGGCATAGGCGCCGTATGTATGGTACGTATTTCCGGAAAAGACTCTATCTCTATTGCTGATAAGATTTTTAATGGAAGAGTAAAACCTTCCGTTGCTGAATCTCATTCTATCCATTTTGGTTACCTTATCGATCCGGAAAATACAGAAAAAATTGATTCGGTTTTACTTAGCGTCATGCGCTCTCCAAAATCTTATACAGGTTTTGACTCGGTTGAGATTAGCTGCCATGGAGGAATTGTAAACACAAAAAAGGTTCTTGATCTCGTCTTGTCACAAGGTGCACGGCTGGCAGAGCCGGGGGAATTTACAAAGCTCGCTTATTTAAACGGTAAAATTGACCTTTCTCAAGTTGAAGCTATCGCCGACCTTATTCATGCTAAAACTGAAGGCGCCCGTAAAGCCTCAATGTCTCAATTCACAGGCAACTTAAGAAATGAAGTTTCCAATCTACGGAATCAACTCATTCAACTTTGTTCACTTTTAGAAATTGACCTGGATTTCGCCGAAGAAAATCTGTTAATAATAGATACAATGAAAATAAAAGATCAATTGTACGCTGTAGAAAATCAGATCAAAAAGCTTCTGTCAACGTACAATACCGGACATATCATTCGGGAAGGTGCCAGGGTTTCTATTCTTGGCAAACCCAACGTTGGGAAATCGAGCCTTATGAACGCCATGCTACAGAAGGACAGGGCAATCGTGAGCCATCTGCCCGGCACGACGCGTGATTATATCGAAGAAACCATAGATATTAACGGTATTCCATTTACATTCGTTGACACTGCCGGAATAAGAGATACAAAAGATGATATAGAGATTCACGGGATTCATTTCTCAAAAGAAATTATCCATTCAAGTGACCTTATTATTGCTATGTTCGACATATCATCTCCATTAGACGCTGATGATGATAGAGTCAAAAATATTATTCACGACGCCGTGTTGCAAAATGAGACGGTTAAAACCATATATGTAGGAAACAAGACGGATCTTGGAGAATTCGACAGAAGTAAATTCGTTTCTGATATTGGATCAGATTTCATAAAAATATCCGCAAAATCACAATCAGGCATTGATAAACTAAAAACAAAGATCGGTGTTTTATTTAATTCCAATGTTTCGTTTAGTTCGCCAATGATATCAAGATTGAGGCACAAAATCGCGTTAGAAAAGAGTTTATCTAGCCTGGAGATTGCAAAAAAATCCTTGGCTGATAATTTGTCTTTTGAGTTCGTTGCGTTGGACATACATAACGCTATTCAAGCCTTGGCGGAAATTGTTGGCGACGTTTCATCTGACGATGTGTTGAAAAATATTTTCTCTAATTTTTGCATTGGTAAATGA